A section of the Bryobacteraceae bacterium genome encodes:
- a CDS encoding cobalamin-binding protein: MPARRIVCLSAESAETLALLGRAGLIVGVTAYAPRLPELAGKPRVSGFSSAKIDRILALEPDLVIAYSDVQADLAASLVRAGRNVLVTTQRTIDQILDTVELLGRISDAAAEARALSADLQEGLEAVRRQAARLPLRPRVWFEEWMDPLIAGIGWVDELIEIAGGRTLFPEMRGRWRAQDRTVDPEDVARRDPELILASWCGRRMRVETILSRPGWAETTAARLGLIREIRSDRILQPGPAALREGLRLIADAVAEAARSISIAN; encoded by the coding sequence ATGCCTGCCCGCCGCATTGTCTGCCTGAGTGCCGAGTCGGCCGAGACTCTTGCCCTGCTTGGCCGCGCCGGCCTCATTGTCGGCGTCACCGCTTACGCCCCGCGTCTGCCGGAGCTCGCCGGCAAGCCGCGTGTGTCCGGATTCTCTTCAGCAAAGATCGATCGCATTCTTGCCCTCGAGCCTGATCTCGTCATCGCGTATTCGGACGTGCAGGCGGACTTGGCCGCGTCGCTGGTCCGGGCCGGCCGCAACGTGCTGGTGACCACGCAGAGGACCATCGACCAGATCCTGGACACGGTGGAATTGCTTGGCAGGATCTCGGATGCTGCTGCGGAGGCGCGGGCGCTGAGCGCAGACCTGCAAGAAGGGCTGGAGGCGGTCCGCCGGCAGGCAGCCCGGCTGCCGTTGCGGCCGCGCGTGTGGTTTGAAGAGTGGATGGATCCCTTGATCGCCGGCATCGGCTGGGTGGACGAGCTCATCGAAATCGCCGGCGGCCGGACGCTGTTTCCCGAGATGCGCGGGCGGTGGCGCGCTCAGGATCGAACGGTGGATCCGGAAGATGTCGCGCGGCGAGACCCCGAGCTGATTCTGGCAAGCTGGTGCGGCCGGCGCATGCGTGTCGAGACCATTCTCTCCCGGCCTGGCTGGGCGGAGACCACCGCGGCTCGCCTCGGGCTCATCCGCGAGATCCGCTCGGACCGCATCCTGCAACCTGGGCCGGCGGCGTTGCGGGAAGGCCTGAGGCTGATTGCCGACGCCGTGGCGGAGGCTGCCCGCTCAATCTCGATCGCGAACTGA
- a CDS encoding flagellar motor switch protein FliM: MASDRLLSQEEIDNVFRTVKGVRAKDDPAKRAQPYDFRRPDRIAKDQLRAIHLLHDNFARSLASSLSAYLRAYVMVNLISVEQLSFLEFSQCLPAPTCIVSLSMRPFDGNSILEMNPQMVFPILEMLLGGTGKTPLKENREITEIERSILTGVFRIILHDLREAWAPITNINFSIEAFETEPQLLQILAPNEAVVAIGIEIRIGEIAGMMNLGIPSIIVKMLRQKFDQQWSVRKSESTEQEQERMWRLLQPAQLKFDARLIGPTLTVGQMLELKQGDVLLFDYPVDRPMVLIVNGTHKYTGRIGSNGRKRVFQVETVLDRE, from the coding sequence ATGGCATCAGACCGGCTCCTCAGCCAGGAGGAAATCGACAACGTATTCCGCACGGTCAAGGGAGTGCGCGCCAAGGACGACCCGGCCAAGCGCGCCCAGCCCTATGACTTCCGCCGCCCGGACCGCATCGCCAAGGACCAGCTTCGCGCCATTCACCTGCTGCATGACAACTTTGCGCGCTCGCTCGCTTCGAGCCTCTCGGCCTACCTGCGCGCCTACGTCATGGTCAACCTGATCAGCGTTGAGCAGTTGAGTTTCCTCGAGTTCTCCCAGTGTCTGCCGGCGCCCACCTGCATCGTCAGCCTGAGCATGCGTCCCTTCGATGGCAACTCCATCCTGGAAATGAACCCGCAGATGGTGTTTCCCATTCTCGAGATGCTGCTCGGGGGCACGGGCAAGACGCCGCTGAAGGAGAACCGGGAGATCACCGAAATCGAACGCTCCATCCTGACCGGCGTCTTCCGAATTATCCTGCACGACCTGCGCGAGGCCTGGGCGCCAATCACCAACATCAACTTCAGCATCGAGGCCTTCGAGACCGAGCCGCAACTGCTCCAGATCCTCGCGCCGAACGAGGCCGTGGTCGCCATCGGCATCGAGATCCGCATTGGCGAGATCGCCGGCATGATGAACCTGGGCATCCCGTCGATCATCGTCAAGATGCTCCGGCAGAAGTTCGACCAGCAGTGGTCGGTGCGGAAATCGGAGTCCACCGAGCAGGAGCAGGAACGGATGTGGCGCCTGTTGCAGCCGGCGCAACTGAAATTCGACGCCCGGCTGATTGGCCCCACGCTGACTGTGGGACAGATGCTCGAGCTGAAGCAGGGCGATGTGCTGCTGTTCGACTATCCGGTGGATCGGCCGATGGTGCTCATCGTCAACGGGACGCACAAATATACGGGCCGCATCGGCTCCAACGGCCGAAAACGGGTCTTTCAGGTCGAGACCGTCCTTGACCGCGAATAG
- the mtaB gene encoding tRNA (N(6)-L-threonylcarbamoyladenosine(37)-C(2))-methylthiotransferase MtaB yields the protein MRRFYVQNFGCRATQADGAALEGLLRQRGLDPAGDPASADVVIINTCTVTAAADEDARKAIHRVHRENPSARIVVTGCYAQRAPEELARVPGVAWVVGNTHKAQIAGLLDTIDAPAEYHGQVLVGNIHQEVSFLSAPVEDAAGDRTRPNLKIQDGCNNPCSFCIIPAVRGPSRSMPEEEVLRQVRALASRYAEIVLTGVNLGRWGRERGFAPGRRLHHLLRRVLEETEVRRLRISSVEPMDWTDELMEVVASNPRIAPHVHMPLQSGSDTVLKRMKRRYRVRHYEDRLLRAARLLPDAAFGADVMTGFPGETEIEFQETLEFVRRMPFTYLHVFTYSERPGTPAASMPGQVPWEVRKERTRRLRHLAAEKNAAFRRRMVGRTLSAVTLDNGKALTGNYLQVHLARPRPANQIIDVQVGALAPDGVAEAGALAVING from the coding sequence GTGAGGCGGTTCTACGTCCAGAACTTCGGCTGCCGCGCCACCCAGGCCGACGGCGCGGCACTCGAGGGGCTGCTGCGCCAGCGCGGGCTCGATCCGGCCGGCGATCCGGCCTCGGCGGACGTCGTCATCATCAACACCTGCACGGTGACGGCGGCGGCGGACGAAGATGCCCGCAAGGCGATCCACCGCGTGCACCGCGAGAATCCCTCGGCCCGGATCGTGGTGACGGGTTGTTACGCGCAGCGCGCGCCGGAGGAGCTGGCGCGCGTGCCGGGCGTGGCCTGGGTGGTGGGCAACACGCACAAGGCGCAGATCGCCGGTCTGCTGGACACGATCGACGCTCCCGCTGAGTATCATGGCCAGGTGCTGGTGGGCAATATCCACCAGGAAGTCTCATTCCTGTCAGCGCCCGTGGAGGACGCCGCAGGAGACCGCACGCGGCCCAACCTGAAAATTCAGGACGGGTGCAACAACCCGTGCTCGTTCTGCATCATTCCGGCGGTGCGCGGCCCCAGCCGCAGCATGCCGGAAGAGGAGGTCCTGCGTCAGGTGCGGGCGTTGGCGTCGCGGTATGCGGAGATTGTGCTGACGGGCGTCAACCTGGGCCGCTGGGGCAGGGAACGGGGGTTTGCTCCGGGCCGCCGCCTGCATCATCTGCTGCGGCGGGTCCTCGAGGAAACGGAGGTGCGGCGGCTGCGAATCAGCTCGGTGGAGCCGATGGACTGGACCGACGAGCTGATGGAAGTGGTCGCCTCGAACCCGCGCATTGCGCCGCACGTCCATATGCCGTTGCAGTCCGGCTCGGACACGGTGCTGAAGCGCATGAAGCGGCGTTACCGCGTGCGGCACTACGAGGACCGGCTGCTGCGCGCCGCACGGCTGCTGCCCGACGCCGCATTTGGCGCGGACGTGATGACCGGGTTTCCAGGCGAGACGGAAATCGAATTTCAGGAAACGCTTGAATTTGTCCGGCGCATGCCGTTCACCTACCTGCATGTTTTCACGTATTCCGAGCGCCCGGGTACGCCGGCTGCATCCATGCCGGGACAGGTTCCGTGGGAGGTTCGCAAGGAACGCACCCGCCGGCTGCGCCACCTGGCGGCGGAAAAGAACGCCGCCTTTCGCCGACGGATGGTCGGGCGAACTCTGAGCGCAGTGACGCTGGACAACGGGAAGGCGCTGACGGGCAACTATCTTCAGGTGCACCTGGCGCGGCCGCGGCCGGCCAACCAGATCATCGACGTCCAGGTCGGTGCCCTGGCGCCGGACGGGGTGGCCGAAGCGGGCGCGCTGGCTGTCATCAACGGGTGA
- a CDS encoding dehydrogenase: MRVAIVGLGFMGLTHLKAYRRIAGVEITAISSNDPRVLAGDLSHIQGNLDIAGEPVDIRAVPKFEDAFECIRQCEADAVDLCLPTAMHAPAAIEALRRGLHVLVEKPMALDGEQCEQMIAEARRAGRILMTAQVLRFFPAYLPLVEAARNGALGAVRHALFRRRCAAPKWGAWLTDKKQSGGGVFDLLIHDVDMALVCFGMPEAVSAAGHEDLAAGIDLVTGQLHYESGLSVTITGGWHLPSAYPFSMEYTVVGENAAIEYSSAGRPPHWYDREKDFEIPLENRDGYQAEIEYFVECCRAGQAPERCSPESSAAAVRVARLLDEARAKRGEPVPCR, from the coding sequence ATGCGTGTCGCCATCGTCGGACTCGGTTTCATGGGCCTGACCCATCTGAAGGCGTACCGGCGCATTGCCGGGGTCGAAATCACCGCCATCAGCTCGAATGATCCGCGGGTGCTGGCCGGAGATCTCTCCCACATTCAGGGCAATCTCGACATCGCCGGCGAGCCGGTGGACATCCGCGCCGTGCCGAAGTTCGAAGACGCGTTCGAGTGCATCCGGCAGTGCGAGGCCGACGCCGTCGACCTCTGCCTGCCGACGGCGATGCACGCCCCGGCGGCGATCGAGGCGCTGCGGCGCGGGCTGCACGTGCTGGTGGAAAAGCCAATGGCGCTCGACGGCGAACAATGCGAGCAGATGATCGCCGAAGCCCGCCGCGCCGGCCGCATCCTGATGACGGCCCAGGTGCTGCGCTTCTTTCCGGCCTACCTGCCGCTCGTCGAGGCGGCGCGCAACGGCGCGCTCGGCGCCGTGCGCCATGCGCTGTTCCGCCGCCGGTGCGCCGCGCCGAAGTGGGGCGCCTGGCTGACGGACAAGAAGCAGAGCGGCGGCGGCGTCTTCGACCTGCTCATCCACGATGTGGACATGGCGCTGGTCTGCTTCGGCATGCCGGAGGCCGTCAGCGCCGCCGGACACGAAGACCTGGCGGCGGGCATTGACCTGGTGACCGGGCAGCTTCACTACGAGTCGGGACTGTCGGTGACGATCACCGGCGGCTGGCACCTGCCCTCGGCGTATCCGTTTTCCATGGAATACACCGTGGTGGGCGAAAATGCCGCCATCGAATACAGCTCGGCCGGCCGCCCGCCCCACTGGTATGACCGGGAGAAGGATTTCGAAATACCACTGGAAAACAGGGACGGATATCAGGCCGAAATCGAGTATTTTGTCGAATGCTGCCGGGCCGGGCAGGCGCCGGAGCGCTGCTCGCCCGAGTCGTCGGCGGCGGCCGTCCGCGTGGCGCGCCTGCTCGATGAGGCGAGAGCGAAAAGAGGAGAACCTGTACCATGCCGGTAA
- a CDS encoding argininosuccinate synthase: MGHILRSLPVGERVGIAFSGGLDTSAAVYWMRQKGAIPYCYTANLGQPDEPDYEAIPQRALECGAEKARLIDCRRQLVHEGIAALQCGAFHISTAGLPYFNTTPLGRAVTGTMLVGAMKEDGVHIWGDGSTYKGNDIERFYRYGLLVNPNLRIYKPWLDQAFIDELGGRREMSELLERAGIGYRMSKEKAYSTDSNLWGATHEAKDLEHLDRGMKIVEPIMGVAFWREDVDIRPEEVRVTFEEGVPVALNGRRFDDEVELVLEANRIGGRHGLGMSDQIENRIIEAKSRGVYEAPGMALLWIAYERLVTGIHNEATLEQYRDMGRRLGRLLYEGRWFDPQSLMLRETLQRWVAKAITGDVWLELRRGNDYTILNTDSPNLTYKPERLTMERGEAAFTPADRIGQLHMRNLDIEDSRQKLRVYAHAGLLGPQTFEGMRLLDEGEEEKS, translated from the coding sequence ATGGGTCACATCCTCAGGAGCCTGCCCGTCGGCGAGCGGGTCGGCATTGCCTTCAGCGGCGGCCTCGACACGAGCGCCGCCGTTTACTGGATGCGCCAGAAGGGCGCCATTCCTTACTGCTACACCGCCAACCTCGGCCAGCCGGACGAGCCTGACTACGAGGCCATTCCGCAGCGGGCGCTTGAATGCGGCGCTGAAAAGGCCAGGCTCATCGACTGCCGCCGCCAGCTTGTTCATGAGGGCATCGCCGCCCTGCAATGCGGCGCCTTCCACATCTCCACCGCCGGCCTGCCCTACTTCAACACGACGCCGCTCGGGCGCGCCGTCACCGGCACGATGCTGGTTGGCGCGATGAAGGAAGACGGCGTGCACATCTGGGGCGACGGCTCCACATATAAGGGCAACGACATCGAGCGCTTTTACCGCTACGGGCTGCTGGTGAACCCCAACCTGCGCATCTACAAGCCGTGGCTCGACCAGGCTTTCATCGACGAGCTCGGCGGCCGCCGCGAAATGAGCGAGCTGCTCGAACGGGCCGGCATCGGTTACCGGATGAGCAAGGAGAAGGCGTATTCGACCGACTCCAACCTCTGGGGCGCGACCCATGAGGCCAAGGACCTCGAACACCTGGACCGCGGGATGAAGATCGTCGAGCCGATCATGGGCGTGGCCTTCTGGCGGGAAGACGTCGACATCCGGCCCGAAGAAGTGCGTGTCACCTTTGAAGAGGGCGTGCCGGTGGCGCTCAACGGGCGCCGCTTCGACGACGAGGTGGAGCTCGTGCTCGAAGCCAACCGCATCGGCGGCCGCCACGGGCTTGGCATGTCGGACCAGATCGAAAACCGCATCATCGAGGCCAAGAGCCGCGGCGTGTATGAAGCGCCGGGCATGGCCCTGCTGTGGATCGCGTACGAGCGTCTGGTCACCGGAATCCATAATGAGGCCACGCTCGAACAGTACCGCGACATGGGCCGCCGCCTCGGGCGCCTTCTCTACGAGGGCCGCTGGTTTGATCCCCAATCGCTGATGCTGCGCGAAACGCTCCAGCGCTGGGTGGCCAAGGCCATCACCGGCGACGTCTGGCTGGAACTGCGGCGCGGCAATGACTACACCATTCTCAACACCGACAGCCCGAACCTGACCTACAAGCCCGAGCGGCTCACCATGGAAAGGGGCGAGGCCGCCTTCACGCCCGCTGACCGCATCGGCCAGCTTCACATGCGCAACCTCGACATCGAGGACTCGCGCCAGAAGCTGCGCGTCTACGCCCACGCCGGGCTGCTTGGTCCGCAGACCTTTGAAGGCATGCGCCTGCTCGACGAGGGCGAAGAGGAAAAGTCATAA
- a CDS encoding nucleoid-associated protein, with product MKFPGGNMQQMMKQAQQMQQRLQEEIAAIRVEASAGGGMVTVKMDGLKQCLGVRIDPEAAGDIEMLCDMVMAAFNEAARRVDEESKKKTQAMLGGLGLPPGLF from the coding sequence ATGAAATTCCCCGGCGGCAACATGCAGCAGATGATGAAGCAGGCGCAGCAGATGCAGCAGCGCCTCCAGGAAGAGATCGCGGCCATCCGCGTCGAGGCCAGCGCCGGCGGCGGCATGGTCACCGTGAAGATGGACGGCCTGAAACAGTGTCTGGGCGTAAGGATCGACCCGGAGGCTGCCGGCGACATCGAGATGCTGTGCGACATGGTGATGGCGGCGTTCAACGAAGCGGCGCGCCGCGTGGACGAGGAGTCGAAGAAAAAGACGCAGGCGATGCTCGGCGGACTGGGTCTGCCGCCGGGCCTGTTCTGA
- a CDS encoding transposase, with protein MRSCHSNGRPARDLARELGISDQTLYNWRAKYSGLEVNEARRLRALEEENRRLKTPEAELSLDREALKAVIRKNGWSL; from the coding sequence GTGCGATCCTGCCACTCTAACGGGCGGCCGGCGCGGGACCTGGCGCGGGAGTTGGGCATCAGCGACCAGACGCTGTACAACTGGCGAGCCAAGTACAGCGGGCTGGAGGTCAATGAGGCGCGGCGTCTACGAGCGCTGGAAGAGGAGAACCGACGGCTGAAGACGCCGGAGGCTGAGCTCAGCCTGGACAGGGAAGCACTGAAGGCGGTGATTCGAAAAAACGGGTGGAGCTTGTGA
- the sgaU gene encoding hexulose-6-phosphate isomerase yields MPVIREREIGIFFWAEPDADATVRAVKACGVVSGQLGVDGTVALSEETAGRWREALRKHDFHLFTVFAAYEGESYADIPTVQRTVGFIPRETRAAREVRTRQVIDFAAALGVKSFGCHVGCIPADRQDPDYHAVLELVRRIADYAATYGMTFCLETGQEPAEELLAFFEEAGRSNLKINFDPANMVLYGSGEPISAFRLLRQHVASCHGKDGDWPDPARPGSLGVERPLGEGSVNIPKFMATLRETGFTGPICVESGVHGEEQRWQALARAVKLLESLR; encoded by the coding sequence ATGCCGGTAATTCGTGAACGCGAAATCGGGATTTTCTTCTGGGCCGAGCCGGACGCCGACGCGACGGTGCGGGCGGTGAAGGCCTGCGGCGTCGTCTCCGGCCAGCTCGGCGTGGATGGCACGGTGGCGCTGAGCGAGGAAACCGCCGGCCGCTGGAGGGAGGCGCTGCGGAAGCATGACTTCCACCTGTTCACCGTCTTCGCCGCCTACGAAGGAGAGAGTTACGCCGACATCCCCACCGTGCAGCGCACCGTCGGCTTCATCCCCCGCGAGACGCGGGCCGCGCGCGAGGTGCGCACCCGTCAGGTGATCGACTTCGCCGCCGCGCTCGGGGTGAAGAGCTTTGGCTGCCACGTCGGCTGCATCCCGGCCGACCGTCAGGATCCCGACTACCACGCCGTGCTCGAGCTGGTCCGCCGCATCGCTGACTACGCGGCCACCTACGGAATGACCTTCTGCCTGGAGACCGGGCAGGAGCCCGCCGAAGAGCTCCTCGCCTTCTTCGAGGAGGCGGGCCGGAGCAATCTGAAGATCAACTTCGACCCGGCCAACATGGTGCTCTACGGGTCTGGAGAGCCGATTTCCGCCTTCCGGCTGCTGCGCCAGCACGTGGCGAGCTGCCACGGCAAGGACGGCGATTGGCCGGATCCGGCCAGGCCGGGCTCGCTCGGCGTGGAACGCCCGTTGGGGGAAGGGTCGGTCAACATCCCGAAATTCATGGCCACGCTGCGGGAAACCGGGTTCACGGGGCCGATCTGCGTGGAAAGCGGCGTCCATGGGGAGGAGCAGCGCTGGCAGGCGCTGGCGCGCGCGGTGAAGCTGCTGGAATCGCTCCGCTGA
- a CDS encoding transcriptional repressor, with translation MKGAPVQRRRTRQRAAIRSVLEAARRPLSVAEILDLARRQVRGLGIATVYRAVGALLEEGFLTAVEISGEAPLYEVAGRGHHHHFRCRRCRRVFEVEGCVPEVERLAPAGFLLEEHEILLSGLCLECAERRRGGAG, from the coding sequence ATGAAGGGCGCTCCCGTCCAACGCCGCCGCACGCGGCAGCGCGCCGCCATCCGCTCGGTGCTGGAGGCGGCCCGCCGCCCGCTGAGCGTGGCCGAGATCCTCGACCTCGCCCGGCGGCAGGTCCGCGGACTGGGCATTGCCACTGTCTATCGTGCCGTGGGCGCGTTGCTGGAGGAGGGCTTCCTGACGGCGGTGGAGATCAGCGGCGAAGCGCCGCTCTATGAGGTGGCCGGCCGCGGCCATCATCATCATTTCCGCTGCCGGCGATGCCGCCGCGTGTTCGAGGTGGAGGGCTGCGTGCCTGAAGTCGAGCGGCTGGCACCGGCAGGCTTTCTGTTGGAAGAGCACGAAATCCTGCTCAGCGGTCTCTGCCTGGAGTGCGCGGAGCGCCGCAGAGGTGGAGCCGGCTGA
- the recR gene encoding recombination protein RecR gives MPDFAEPLERLIREVKRLPGIGQKSAQRIAFHILRAPREDVERLAAALLDVKDRLGLCAECNNISDAELCPFCRDPHRDRRKICVVEEPHNILPVETTRIYDGLYHVLHGSISPLRGIGPEQLRIRELLQRLEKGGVEEVILATNPTVEGEATAVYLARLLKPLGVKVTRIAMGIPVGSDLEYADEVTMSKSLENRREI, from the coding sequence ATGCCTGATTTTGCCGAGCCGCTCGAGCGGTTGATCCGGGAAGTCAAGCGCCTGCCGGGGATCGGGCAGAAGTCCGCCCAGCGGATCGCTTTCCACATCCTGCGCGCCCCGCGCGAGGACGTTGAGCGCCTGGCTGCCGCCCTGTTGGACGTCAAGGACCGGCTGGGCCTGTGCGCCGAGTGCAACAACATCAGCGACGCCGAGCTCTGCCCCTTCTGCCGCGACCCGCACCGCGACCGGCGCAAGATCTGTGTGGTCGAGGAGCCGCACAACATCCTGCCGGTGGAAACCACGCGGATCTACGACGGCCTGTACCATGTGCTGCACGGATCCATCAGCCCGCTGCGGGGCATCGGGCCGGAGCAGTTGCGGATCCGCGAGCTGCTTCAGCGGCTGGAAAAGGGCGGCGTCGAGGAGGTCATCCTCGCCACCAACCCGACCGTGGAAGGCGAGGCAACGGCCGTTTACCTGGCGCGGCTGCTGAAACCGCTTGGCGTGAAAGTCACCCGGATCGCCATGGGCATTCCTGTCGGCAGCGACCTTGAGTATGCCGACGAGGTGACCATGTCGAAGTCGCTTGAGAACCGCCGCGAGATTTAG
- a CDS encoding hypothetical protein (possible pseudo, internal stop codon, frameshifted), with protein MLLRREGRGVNLKRVYRLYREARPGVRLAVRNRLKRPVPDGLLLRAAKEEWALDFLSDAVAGGGRIRILTVLERYTRQCPGIEVGASLGSRKVTQALEWMIARRGTPKRLRCDNGGGIHEPSLSRLVREAGRRSRPRPAGGPIDNGYLESFNGGLRDEFLNANWLANLAEAKEKIEAWRREKGDIFEGAQHRKAAWRSGLPHAE; from the coding sequence GTGCTGCTGCGGCGGGAAGGGCGCGGTGTGAACCTGAAACGCGTCTATCGCTTGTACCGGGAAGCGCGGCCGGGCGTGCGGCTGGCGGTGCGGAATCGGCTGAAGCGGCCGGTGCCGGATGGGTTGCTGCTGCGGGCGGCGAAGGAAGAATGGGCGCTGGACTTCTTGAGTGACGCGGTGGCGGGCGGCGGGCGGATCCGGATTCTGACAGTGCTGGAGCGGTACACGAGGCAGTGTCCGGGGATCGAAGTGGGCGCCAGCCTCGGCAGCCGGAAAGTGACGCAGGCGTTGGAGTGGATGATTGCCAGGCGGGGAACGCCGAAGCGGCTGCGGTGCGACAACGGGGGAGGAATTCACGAGCCGTCGCTTTCTCGTCTGGTGCGAGAGGCAGGGCGTCGGAGTCGTCCACGTCCAGCCGGGGGGCCGATCGACAACGGTTATCTGGAGAGCTTCAACGGCGGGCTGCGCGATGAGTTTCTGAATGCGAACTGGCTCGCGAACCTGGCTGAGGCGAAGGAGAAGATCGAGGCGTGGAGAAGGGAGAAAGGAGACATTTTCGAAGGAGCACAACACCGAAAGGCCGCATGGCGGTCTGGGTTACCGCACGCCGAATGA